A genomic window from Arthrobacter sp. FW305-BF8 includes:
- a CDS encoding sensor histidine kinase encodes MAIFTDPIREHADFGPGDAEWLHLLVGDWQMVADLAFADLALWFPHPEHGYVALAHVRPSTTHTVFHADFVGEGIRSDLQPLVDKAWETRTIERSSETNWSSDMALRVEAVPMVRNGRTLAVVTSHMDLSSSRMPSRLELTYRQCAYDLLRMGTLGLWPDFASPTGSRRGAPRVGDGLIRLDAEGIVQYASPNGVSAFRRLGDGESLEGRSLAEVTAGLLKDRRMVDETLPLVVTGRMPWRSEIESRGVSLSLRAIPLRDEQQRFGALVLCRDVSELRRREMELVTKDATIREIHHRVKNNLQTVAALLRMQSRRMVSDEAKQGLEQAMRRVATIALVHETLSQGLTQSVDFDELIGRQFRLSAEVASPSQQVRTQRSGLFGELPSDFATPLALVINELVTNAVEHGLEGRTGTVWLLADRSAGDDDEELLTVTVADDGVGLPETPHVEGLGLQIVRTLVTSELGGTIQWQPREGGGTAVQIVLSLASR; translated from the coding sequence GTGGCAATCTTTACGGACCCCATCAGGGAGCACGCTGATTTTGGGCCGGGGGATGCCGAGTGGCTGCACCTCCTGGTGGGCGACTGGCAGATGGTGGCCGATCTTGCATTTGCCGACCTGGCCCTGTGGTTCCCCCACCCGGAGCACGGCTACGTTGCCCTGGCACACGTGAGGCCCTCCACGACGCATACGGTGTTCCACGCCGACTTCGTCGGGGAGGGCATCCGCTCGGACTTGCAGCCGCTGGTTGACAAGGCGTGGGAGACCCGCACCATTGAGCGTTCCAGTGAGACGAACTGGAGCAGCGACATGGCACTGCGGGTCGAAGCCGTGCCGATGGTCAGGAACGGCCGGACGCTGGCGGTGGTCACCTCACACATGGACCTCTCCAGCTCGCGGATGCCGTCCAGGCTGGAGCTGACGTACCGCCAGTGTGCCTATGACCTGTTGCGCATGGGCACACTGGGCCTCTGGCCGGACTTCGCCTCGCCCACCGGCTCCCGCCGCGGAGCCCCGCGCGTTGGTGACGGGCTGATCCGCCTCGACGCCGAGGGCATCGTGCAGTACGCCAGCCCGAACGGGGTCTCCGCGTTCCGGCGCCTCGGCGACGGAGAATCCCTCGAAGGGCGCTCGCTGGCTGAAGTCACGGCGGGTCTGCTGAAGGACCGCCGCATGGTGGACGAGACGCTGCCTCTTGTTGTCACAGGGCGGATGCCCTGGCGAAGCGAGATTGAATCCCGCGGCGTCAGCCTGTCACTACGCGCGATCCCGCTCCGCGACGAGCAGCAGCGTTTCGGTGCCCTGGTCCTCTGCCGTGACGTGTCCGAGCTGCGGCGCCGCGAGATGGAGCTGGTCACGAAGGATGCCACGATCCGTGAAATCCATCACCGGGTCAAGAACAACCTGCAGACCGTTGCCGCGCTGCTGCGCATGCAGTCCCGTCGAATGGTCAGTGACGAGGCAAAGCAGGGGCTGGAACAGGCCATGCGGCGCGTGGCGACGATTGCCCTGGTACACGAGACGCTCTCGCAGGGGCTGACCCAAAGCGTCGACTTTGATGAACTGATTGGACGGCAGTTCCGCCTTTCCGCCGAAGTGGCTTCACCGTCCCAGCAAGTCCGGACGCAGCGGTCGGGTTTGTTCGGTGAGCTCCCCAGCGACTTCGCGACACCGCTGGCACTGGTGATCAACGAACTCGTCACCAACGCCGTCGAGCACGGACTGGAGGGGCGCACCGGCACGGTGTGGCTGCTTGCCGACCGTTCCGCTGGCGACGACGATGAGGAGCTGCTCACTGTCACGGTGGCGGACGACGGTGTTGGCCTGCCGGAGACGCCCCATGTGGAGGGCCTCGGGCTGCAGATTGTCCGGACGCTGGTCACGAGCGAGCTCGGCGGCACCATCCAGTGGCAGCCCCGCGAGGGCGGCGGCACGGCGGTGCAGATTGTCCTGAGCCTGGCAAGCCGCTAA
- a CDS encoding FtsK/SpoIIIE domain-containing protein encodes MVDGASTGGGSDAAVSEAGADGELPAAVLLVVDSGPAAGSVLPLRRGSYRIGRTNAELTIPDADLSREHARLEVTDKSLTLVDLGSINGTEVDGKRVSKSAVAIGSRIRCGNSSMSVVLAAPSGARGAELGFAGSSVAEPLTVSHPAVPAGRSMLLLGAVLPVIIGMGLVLVTGSWMFLAFTAVSAVSLLVPVFSGARQRRELRSAVAAAVAQDLDRRRRSAPSAADLALSAAVPARSPAGAGRSTERETSKHKEAPRPAPGVWLRLGLAEQLANVRLEPNPPGFKPPGLGPVPLLLDPDLGVLSVRGPEPEVRGLVHSFLMQLTGYPLARGTRIAIHGPASALPLAARFLPGVSLHSRIPDTLAAVTDASGGQDASRILLLFGEAADGTPEAGIIATARGLGWRVVHLPGRGQQPAETDIELGERGAMLRARARHHRFVADLVPSAVFDRYCRTYRRSHPESPAGGHPLPASCGLSDVLDMSAAATARRWAAGRLEPGLTIPLGRADRGARVLDLEADGPHVLVAGTTGAGKSELLRTITAGLALCYPPDRVNVLFFDFKGGSGLSPLTGIPHCVGMLTDLASNQLDRTIMSLRAEVRRREQVLAAAGAPDLAAYRMAPADGPPLPQLILIIDEFRMLVEDAPETLTELMRIAAIGRSLGVHLIMATQRPQGALTADIRANVTTSIALRVQSAHESADVIGTNAASAIPVNRPGRAYLARGTETAEEFQSASIAGTGEDPATCRVRALEATEALAMLPSVTGSSLPPATPSDAATPVVELTASLWAGMSGLPVRRPLAPPLPDVLTDSADLAALTADCPVLADAVPATAGDAALTADCPVLADAVPAADGDLAVGLGLLDLPEEQRLARLTWRPGTDGHLALIGASSPDAAHAMSMAMQQLLAHPAECHLYALDADGSLAGMAGAHRAGSFVNLDDLRRGVRLLERLAAEASGRLSRLPAALGPPLVLVISGWGSWLSALRSGPLTRAEDHVQDIVRDGHRAGITLVISGDRELVTSRFFPAIPNRIYCPRGASAESRLAWPKMPDLPPIPGRAVASGTLSAGRQAVCQLYGPEGPRAGSGTVIALGEAMQGPVRVRPFRVDPLPLQLSVADVLSRMPRACQASSDAASDGPASDVPLHGSDHAAAKPVLTAARCLVVGVGGDEPAPAGVRLPQGAVLAVLGSAGSGKSSFLASLPLLNPFVASWLHPGPASHPGDFWGSVHRDAVEGSLPKDAILLVDDADMLPAISQQQLVELNSRGWATIFSAAFSQSLMQRVPLAMAARSGGRGILIAPRSPLDGDIFGLRIEPDPHPPPGRALLVADGTAVPVQLAVADDEVRRP; translated from the coding sequence GTGGTTGACGGTGCTTCCACCGGTGGCGGGTCCGACGCCGCCGTGTCCGAGGCCGGAGCGGACGGCGAGCTTCCCGCTGCCGTGCTTCTCGTGGTGGACAGCGGTCCCGCCGCAGGCTCTGTTCTTCCGCTGCGACGGGGAAGCTACAGAATCGGCCGGACCAACGCCGAACTGACGATTCCGGATGCCGATCTCTCCCGCGAGCACGCCAGACTCGAGGTTACGGACAAGTCACTAACCCTGGTAGACCTTGGCAGCATTAACGGAACCGAGGTCGACGGCAAACGGGTGTCAAAATCAGCCGTCGCGATCGGTTCCCGTATTCGCTGCGGCAATTCGTCCATGTCGGTCGTGCTGGCGGCGCCGTCAGGGGCACGGGGCGCCGAGCTTGGGTTCGCCGGAAGCTCTGTGGCGGAGCCGCTGACCGTGTCACACCCGGCTGTGCCGGCGGGCCGGTCCATGCTGCTCCTCGGGGCGGTTCTCCCGGTGATCATAGGGATGGGGCTCGTGCTGGTGACCGGGTCGTGGATGTTCCTGGCCTTCACCGCTGTGTCGGCAGTGTCACTACTTGTCCCGGTGTTCTCGGGCGCCCGGCAGCGCCGCGAGCTCAGATCGGCTGTCGCGGCAGCAGTTGCGCAGGATCTGGATCGACGACGGCGGTCCGCACCGTCCGCTGCTGATCTTGCGCTGAGCGCTGCGGTTCCCGCGCGGAGCCCCGCCGGCGCCGGCCGGAGTACAGAACGGGAGACGTCAAAGCACAAGGAAGCGCCAAGGCCTGCACCGGGCGTCTGGCTGAGACTCGGCCTGGCTGAACAACTGGCCAATGTACGCCTGGAGCCAAACCCGCCGGGCTTCAAACCCCCTGGGCTCGGCCCAGTGCCGCTGCTCCTTGATCCTGACCTTGGGGTCCTTTCCGTCCGGGGGCCAGAGCCGGAGGTACGCGGTCTGGTCCATTCGTTCCTGATGCAGCTCACTGGATATCCGCTGGCCAGGGGCACCCGGATCGCGATTCACGGACCGGCTTCCGCCCTGCCGCTCGCGGCGCGGTTCCTTCCCGGGGTCTCACTCCATTCAAGGATTCCCGACACCCTGGCGGCCGTAACGGACGCGTCCGGCGGACAGGATGCGTCCCGCATCCTCCTGCTCTTCGGCGAAGCAGCAGACGGCACCCCGGAGGCAGGCATCATCGCAACTGCCCGCGGTCTCGGATGGCGGGTGGTCCATCTGCCGGGCCGCGGACAGCAGCCGGCGGAAACCGACATTGAACTCGGCGAGCGCGGAGCCATGCTTCGGGCGCGGGCAAGGCACCACCGCTTCGTTGCAGACCTGGTGCCCTCCGCCGTTTTCGACCGCTACTGCCGGACATACCGCCGGTCCCACCCAGAGTCGCCGGCCGGCGGGCACCCCCTCCCTGCGAGCTGCGGGCTGAGCGATGTCCTTGACATGTCGGCTGCTGCGACCGCCAGACGCTGGGCGGCAGGCAGACTGGAACCGGGACTCACCATCCCCCTGGGCCGAGCCGACCGGGGAGCGCGTGTCCTGGATCTTGAGGCGGATGGCCCGCATGTCCTCGTTGCGGGCACCACCGGCGCCGGGAAATCGGAACTCCTTCGCACTATTACCGCCGGGCTCGCCCTGTGCTACCCGCCGGACCGCGTCAATGTTCTTTTCTTCGACTTCAAGGGCGGGTCCGGACTCAGTCCTCTGACCGGCATCCCCCACTGCGTCGGCATGCTGACAGACTTGGCCAGCAACCAGCTGGACCGCACGATTATGTCACTGCGGGCGGAAGTCCGCAGGCGTGAGCAGGTGCTTGCCGCAGCTGGCGCCCCGGACCTGGCCGCCTATCGCATGGCGCCTGCGGACGGACCGCCCCTCCCCCAGCTGATCCTCATCATCGACGAGTTCCGGATGCTCGTCGAGGACGCTCCGGAGACCCTGACCGAGCTAATGAGGATCGCTGCCATTGGCCGCTCCCTGGGCGTCCACCTGATCATGGCGACCCAGCGTCCGCAGGGGGCTCTTACAGCGGATATCCGGGCGAACGTCACTACTAGCATCGCCCTTCGGGTGCAGTCCGCGCACGAGTCAGCCGACGTGATTGGCACCAATGCGGCATCGGCAATACCCGTCAACCGGCCCGGCCGCGCCTATCTGGCGAGGGGTACCGAAACTGCCGAGGAGTTCCAGTCAGCATCTATTGCCGGCACCGGCGAGGACCCTGCGACGTGCCGGGTCAGGGCGCTTGAGGCCACCGAGGCGCTGGCGATGCTGCCTTCTGTCACCGGCAGCAGCCTTCCGCCGGCAACGCCGTCGGACGCTGCCACGCCTGTGGTGGAACTGACTGCCTCCCTTTGGGCCGGAATGAGTGGTCTTCCGGTGCGCCGTCCGCTGGCTCCACCGCTTCCGGACGTGCTGACCGATTCCGCCGACCTGGCCGCACTCACCGCAGATTGCCCCGTCCTTGCAGACGCCGTCCCGGCGACTGCCGGGGACGCCGCACTCACCGCAGATTGCCCCGTCCTTGCAGACGCCGTCCCGGCGGCTGACGGGGACTTGGCCGTCGGGCTGGGCTTGCTGGACCTGCCCGAGGAGCAGCGGCTGGCCCGCCTCACCTGGCGGCCCGGAACCGATGGGCATCTGGCGCTGATCGGCGCAAGTTCCCCGGATGCCGCCCACGCCATGTCAATGGCGATGCAACAGCTGCTGGCCCATCCTGCGGAATGCCACCTCTATGCCCTCGATGCGGACGGGTCCTTGGCGGGAATGGCGGGCGCGCACCGCGCAGGGTCCTTTGTAAACCTCGACGACCTCCGCCGCGGTGTGCGCCTCCTGGAGCGCCTGGCGGCCGAAGCGTCCGGGCGGCTCAGCCGGCTCCCGGCCGCATTGGGGCCGCCGCTGGTGCTGGTCATTTCAGGCTGGGGCTCCTGGCTATCGGCCCTCCGCTCTGGTCCTCTGACCCGCGCCGAGGACCATGTCCAGGACATCGTCCGGGACGGTCACCGTGCCGGAATCACCCTGGTGATCTCCGGCGACCGGGAACTCGTGACGTCACGGTTCTTCCCTGCCATCCCCAACCGCATCTACTGCCCGCGGGGCGCCAGCGCCGAGAGCAGGCTGGCATGGCCCAAGATGCCCGACCTTCCACCAATTCCGGGCCGTGCCGTGGCATCCGGTACTTTGTCGGCCGGGCGCCAGGCGGTCTGCCAGCTCTATGGTCCAGAAGGTCCACGTGCCGGTTCCGGAACTGTCATTGCCCTCGGCGAAGCGATGCAGGGGCCGGTGCGGGTTAGGCCCTTCCGCGTGGATCCTCTTCCGCTGCAGCTCTCTGTGGCGGACGTACTCTCCCGGATGCCCAGAGCATGTCAAGCTTCAAGCGACGCTGCTTCCGATGGGCCTGCTTCAGACGTCCCTCTGCACGGATCAGATCACGCGGCGGCCAAACCGGTGCTTACAGCCGCCCGGTGCCTGGTGGTCGGCGTGGGCGGGGATGAACCCGCCCCTGCCGGGGTGCGCCTGCCCCAAGGCGCTGTCCTTGCCGTGCTGGGCAGCGCCGGGTCGGGCAAGTCCTCGTTCCTGGCTTCCCTGCCGCTGCTCAATCCCTTCGTGGCCAGCTGGCTGCACCCCGGCCCGGCGTCCCATCCCGGCGACTTTTGGGGTTCGGTCCACCGTGACGCGGTAGAAGGAAGCCTGCCCAAGGACGCCATTCTCCTCGTCGATGATGCCGACATGCTGCCTGCCATTTCCCAGCAGCAACTCGTGGAGCTGAACAGCCGCGGTTGGGCGACAATTTTCTCAGCCGCGTTCAGCCAGTCACTGATGCAGCGTGTCCCGCTCGCAATGGCAGCCCGCAGTGGCGGCAGGGGCATCCTCATAGCGCCCCGCAGTCCGCTGGATGGCGACATCTTCGGCCTGCGGATCGAGCCGGATCCCCATCCCCCACCAGGACGCGCCCTGCTCGTGGCGGACGGCACGGCGGTGCCCGTTCAGCTGGCGGTGGCCGACGACGAAGTCAGAAGGCCTTAA
- a CDS encoding WhiB family transcriptional regulator, with amino-acid sequence MDWRNRAACLDKDPELFFPVGNTGPALLQIEEAKSVCRRCPVVDTCLQWALESGQDAGVWGGMSEDERRALKRRAARARRAS; translated from the coding sequence ATGGATTGGCGTAACCGCGCGGCCTGCCTCGACAAGGACCCGGAGCTGTTTTTCCCCGTAGGCAATACTGGCCCCGCTCTCTTGCAGATCGAAGAAGCCAAGAGCGTCTGCCGCCGGTGCCCGGTCGTTGACACCTGCCTGCAGTGGGCGCTGGAGTCCGGACAGGACGCCGGCGTGTGGGGCGGCATGAGCGAGGACGAGCGGCGCGCACTGAAGCGCCGCGCCGCCAGGGCCCGCCGCGCGTCCTAA
- a CDS encoding NAD-glutamate dehydrogenase, with the protein MSSGSSVEDQSRSIGAEEGFFADYYEHLAEEDARTYPHELLTARAETHRAVGFERRPGSANISIVPEGDRSVVYIVTDDMPFLVDSVNAELVRQNSAIHLVQHPMFVVTRNRETNELVKVDRVPSNIGLSSGDTAALPVLSHLIAQGDNASHMESWIAVEIGRASDEAADRLQEGLERVLGDVRAAVEDWPKMRNKALQIAQDLDKVAHSAQIAELRQAQDLLRWLDEGNFTFLGYREYDLVNEEGEDVLELREDSGLGLLRAHHDTHQVQHLTDAGRRKAREKRALVITKANSRSTVHRPAYLDYVGVKSFDAAGNVNGEQRFIGLFATSAYTDSVRNIPIVREKVEAVLRGAGFPPDSHSGKDLLGILETYPRDELFQIEIPDLAATAAGIQRLQERRRTRLFLRPDIYGRFMSAVVYLPRDRYTTNVRLRIEQELRETFHAESIDFEARMTESALARLFFRIRLPKGEDVSHVNTDALEKRLVRAARSWSEGIAEVLRERSADDGANELAAIWAEAFPPGYRVDYEIEDALEDIARFEQYGAEAERTVGARQERPGVHVYLPEGAGATLEEDARVKLYMLEPKSLSQILPYFHNLGLEVLDERPFEIETADRRDFFLYDLGLKYPAGVDPVSTGRLLADSFGAAVSGGVESDSFDRLVLREGMTWRQVIVLRAYAKYMRQMGNTNSFEFMADTLLANPEVTRGLISLFEARFDPSLPEAERARKQAAVRAQLVTSIDNVATLDADRVVRTFTNLIESTLRTNFYQDKPHLSFKLDPSAIEGLPFPRPMFEIWVYSPRVEGVHLRFGKVARGGLRWSDRREDFRTEILGLVKAQTVKNAVIVPTGAKGGFFAKRLPDPAKDRSAWMAEGVESYKTFIRGLLDITDNLVTEADGERLVPPSNAVRHDGDDSYLVVAADKGTASFSDIANGLAADYGFWLGDAFASGGSVGYDHKAMGITARGAWESVKRHFSELDLDTQSEPFTVVGVGDMSGDVFGNGMLLSKHIRLLAAFDHRHIFLDPNPDEATSYTERQRLFELPRSSWDDYDKSLISEGGGVYPRQAKSIPVSTQVRSALGLPEDTTQLSPPELLRAILLAPADLLYNGGIGTYVKASSETNAMVGDKSNDAIRVDGRDLRVKVVGEGGNLGMTQRGRIEAALQGVILNTDAIDNSAGVDCSDHEVNIKIFVDRMVAAGKLDAAERSDFLAAMTDEVGRLVLEDNIDQNILLLNDRQKVAEWSPSYERLMDWLEKTADLNRDLEALPSTAVLRERLEQGQGLTSPELSVLAAYAKIELGTALRESDLADDPWFRTTLRQYFPVQLREKFDAELDTHPLRREIIATVVANDMINLGGITFAFRTMEETSASEVAVAKAFVALREIYELDVMVSELNDLPASFPTEHWSTVHLDVRRLLDRSVRWVLAQGNASRPIADIVAEFQPPMEPMRARLLDYLRGDDRKRVASWLEKARSWGVPEDLGHRWAELFESFVLLDIAKIAHSRKEPVEDIANVYYTVFNRFHVDSLLERISSLPRADRWQALARAALRDDLYSTVSDMTTAVLDSTEEGSPAEDRLKAWEQLNAEHLGRAKSMFDEVNALEADDMASLSVALRLLRSIVRR; encoded by the coding sequence ATGTCGTCTGGGTCCAGCGTGGAGGATCAGTCCCGTTCAATCGGAGCCGAAGAAGGCTTCTTTGCGGACTACTACGAGCATCTGGCGGAGGAGGACGCGCGCACTTATCCGCACGAGCTGCTGACAGCCCGGGCTGAGACCCACCGCGCAGTCGGTTTTGAACGCCGGCCGGGGAGTGCCAACATCTCGATCGTTCCGGAGGGCGACCGCAGCGTTGTGTACATCGTCACCGACGACATGCCTTTCCTGGTGGACTCAGTCAACGCCGAGCTGGTCCGGCAGAATTCGGCCATTCACCTTGTTCAGCATCCCATGTTCGTGGTCACGCGCAACCGCGAAACCAACGAACTCGTCAAGGTGGACAGGGTCCCCTCCAACATCGGCCTCTCCAGCGGCGACACAGCCGCGCTGCCCGTCCTGTCCCACCTGATCGCCCAGGGCGACAATGCGTCCCACATGGAATCCTGGATTGCCGTCGAGATCGGCCGCGCCAGTGATGAAGCCGCTGACCGCCTGCAGGAAGGGCTGGAACGCGTCCTCGGGGACGTCCGGGCAGCCGTCGAAGACTGGCCGAAAATGCGCAACAAGGCACTGCAGATCGCCCAGGACCTCGACAAGGTGGCGCACTCGGCCCAGATCGCAGAGCTGCGCCAGGCCCAGGACTTGCTTCGCTGGCTCGACGAGGGCAACTTCACCTTCCTCGGCTACCGGGAATATGACCTGGTCAACGAAGAAGGCGAGGATGTCCTGGAACTGCGCGAGGACAGCGGCCTGGGCCTGCTGCGGGCGCACCACGATACCCATCAGGTGCAGCATCTCACCGACGCGGGCAGGCGCAAGGCCCGCGAAAAGCGCGCCCTGGTCATCACCAAGGCCAACTCCCGCTCAACAGTGCACCGGCCTGCATACCTGGACTACGTCGGCGTGAAAAGCTTCGATGCCGCCGGCAACGTCAACGGCGAGCAGCGGTTCATCGGACTGTTTGCCACCAGCGCCTACACCGACTCGGTGCGCAATATCCCGATTGTGCGGGAAAAGGTCGAGGCCGTGCTGCGCGGTGCCGGATTTCCGCCCGACTCGCACTCCGGAAAGGACCTGCTGGGCATCCTGGAAACGTACCCCCGCGACGAGCTCTTCCAAATTGAAATTCCCGACCTTGCCGCGACGGCAGCGGGGATCCAGCGGCTGCAGGAACGGCGCCGGACCCGTCTGTTCCTCCGGCCGGATATCTACGGACGGTTCATGTCCGCCGTCGTCTACCTCCCTCGTGACCGGTACACCACCAACGTCCGGCTGAGGATCGAGCAGGAACTCCGGGAGACATTCCACGCTGAGTCGATTGACTTTGAGGCGAGGATGACCGAATCCGCCCTCGCCCGCCTGTTCTTCCGCATCCGCCTGCCGAAGGGCGAGGACGTCAGCCACGTCAACACCGATGCGCTGGAAAAGCGGCTCGTCCGTGCTGCCCGGTCCTGGAGCGAAGGGATCGCCGAGGTACTGCGCGAGCGGAGCGCCGACGATGGCGCCAATGAACTGGCGGCCATCTGGGCCGAGGCTTTCCCGCCGGGCTACCGCGTCGACTACGAGATCGAAGATGCCCTCGAGGACATCGCCCGGTTTGAACAGTACGGGGCCGAGGCGGAGCGAACTGTTGGCGCCCGGCAGGAACGGCCGGGAGTCCATGTCTATCTTCCCGAAGGCGCCGGTGCCACCCTCGAGGAGGATGCCAGGGTCAAGCTGTACATGCTGGAGCCGAAGAGCCTGAGCCAGATCCTTCCCTATTTCCACAACCTTGGGCTGGAAGTGCTGGACGAGCGGCCGTTCGAGATCGAGACTGCCGACCGGCGGGACTTCTTCCTCTACGACCTCGGACTGAAGTACCCGGCCGGGGTGGACCCGGTGTCCACGGGCCGGCTGCTGGCGGATTCCTTCGGGGCGGCGGTTTCCGGCGGTGTCGAATCCGACAGTTTTGACCGGCTGGTGCTTCGCGAGGGCATGACGTGGCGGCAGGTCATCGTGCTGCGGGCGTACGCGAAGTACATGCGGCAAATGGGAAACACCAACTCTTTTGAGTTCATGGCCGATACGCTGCTGGCCAATCCGGAGGTCACCCGCGGACTCATTTCCCTGTTCGAGGCACGCTTCGACCCCAGCCTGCCCGAGGCCGAGCGGGCGCGAAAGCAGGCGGCCGTCCGCGCCCAGCTGGTGACGTCGATCGACAACGTCGCTACTTTGGACGCCGACCGCGTGGTGCGGACGTTCACCAACCTGATCGAATCAACGCTGCGCACCAACTTCTACCAGGACAAGCCGCACCTGAGCTTCAAGCTTGACCCCTCGGCCATCGAAGGGCTGCCCTTCCCGCGGCCTATGTTCGAGATCTGGGTCTACTCTCCCCGGGTGGAGGGCGTGCACCTGCGTTTCGGCAAGGTGGCCCGCGGCGGGCTCCGCTGGTCGGACCGCAGGGAAGACTTCCGGACGGAGATCCTGGGTCTGGTCAAGGCGCAGACGGTCAAGAATGCCGTCATCGTTCCAACGGGCGCAAAGGGCGGGTTCTTCGCCAAGCGGCTGCCGGATCCTGCCAAGGACAGGTCGGCCTGGATGGCGGAGGGCGTCGAAAGCTACAAGACGTTCATCCGCGGACTGCTGGACATTACTGACAACCTCGTTACGGAAGCCGACGGCGAACGGCTCGTCCCGCCGTCGAACGCTGTACGGCACGACGGCGACGACTCCTACCTGGTGGTCGCGGCGGACAAGGGCACGGCATCCTTCTCTGACATTGCGAACGGTTTGGCCGCTGACTACGGATTCTGGCTGGGCGACGCCTTCGCGTCCGGCGGTTCGGTGGGCTACGACCACAAGGCCATGGGCATCACCGCCCGGGGTGCCTGGGAGTCGGTCAAGCGGCACTTCAGCGAGCTGGACCTGGACACCCAGTCCGAGCCCTTCACCGTTGTGGGTGTCGGCGACATGTCCGGGGACGTCTTCGGCAACGGCATGCTCCTGTCCAAGCACATCCGGCTGCTCGCGGCCTTCGACCACCGGCACATTTTCCTCGACCCGAACCCGGACGAGGCGACCTCCTACACGGAGCGGCAGCGGCTGTTTGAGTTGCCCCGGTCGTCCTGGGACGACTACGACAAGAGCCTGATCAGCGAAGGCGGCGGGGTCTACCCGAGGCAGGCCAAGTCGATTCCGGTATCGACTCAGGTCCGCTCCGCGCTGGGGCTGCCCGAGGACACGACCCAGCTCAGCCCGCCCGAACTCCTGCGCGCCATCCTGCTCGCACCCGCCGACCTGCTTTACAACGGCGGCATCGGCACGTATGTGAAGGCCAGTTCCGAGACGAACGCCATGGTGGGCGACAAGTCCAACGACGCCATCAGGGTGGATGGCCGCGACCTTCGGGTCAAGGTCGTCGGCGAGGGTGGAAACCTCGGCATGACGCAGCGGGGCCGTATCGAGGCGGCGCTGCAAGGCGTCATCCTGAATACCGATGCCATCGATAACTCCGCCGGCGTCGACTGCTCTGACCACGAGGTCAACATCAAGATCTTCGTGGACCGGATGGTGGCCGCGGGCAAGCTCGACGCCGCCGAGCGCTCGGACTTCCTCGCGGCGATGACCGACGAAGTGGGGCGGCTGGTCCTTGAAGACAACATCGACCAAAACATCCTGCTGCTGAATGACCGGCAGAAGGTCGCCGAATGGAGCCCGAGCTACGAGCGGCTGATGGACTGGCTGGAGAAGACGGCTGACCTGAACCGGGACCTGGAGGCGCTGCCGTCCACTGCTGTCCTGCGCGAACGGCTGGAGCAGGGGCAGGGCCTGACCTCACCGGAACTGTCAGTGCTGGCCGCCTACGCCAAGATCGAACTGGGGACGGCCCTGCGCGAGAGCGACCTGGCCGACGACCCGTGGTTCCGCACGACGCTCCGGCAGTACTTCCCGGTCCAGCTTCGGGAGAAATTCGACGCCGAACTGGACACCCATCCGCTGCGGCGGGAAATCATCGCAACCGTCGTGGCCAACGACATGATCAATCTGGGCGGCATCACCTTTGCCTTCCGGACCATGGAGGAGACCTCGGCGAGCGAGGTGGCTGTGGCCAAGGCGTTCGTGGCACTGCGGGAAATCTACGAGCTGGACGTCATGGTGTCCGAACTCAACGACCTGCCTGCGTCGTTCCCCACTGAGCACTGGAGCACCGTCCACCTCGATGTCCGTCGGCTGCTGGACCGTTCGGTGCGCTGGGTCCTTGCCCAGGGCAACGCGTCGCGGCCCATCGCCGACATCGTCGCCGAGTTCCAGCCGCCAATGGAACCCATGCGGGCCAGGCTGTTGGACTACCTGCGCGGTGACGACCGCAAGCGCGTGGCCTCCTGGCTTGAGAAGGCGCGGTCGTGGGGTGTGCCCGAGGACCTGGGCCACCGCTGGGCAGAACTGTTCGAGAGCTTCGTCCTGCTTGACATCGCAAAAATCGCGCACAGCCGCAAGGAGCCGGTGGAGGACATCGCCAACGTCTACTACACGGTGTTCAACCGGTTCCACGTGGACTCCCTACTGGAGCGGATCAGTTCCCTGCCTCGGGCGGACCGCTGGCAGGCCCTGGCCCGTGCAGCTCTGCGCGATGACCTCTACTCGACGGTCTCAGACATGACGACGGCGGTCCTGGACTCGACCGAGGAAGGGTCGCCGGCCGAGGACAGGCTCAAGGCCTGGGAGCAGCTGAACGCGGAACATTTGGGCCGGGCGAAGAGCATGTTTGATGAGGTCAACGCCCTCGAAGCGGACGACATGGCCTCGCTCTCGGTAGCATTGAGGCTCTTGAGGTCAATCGTCCGACGCTAG